The following coding sequences are from one Catharus ustulatus isolate bCatUst1 chromosome 30, bCatUst1.pri.v2, whole genome shotgun sequence window:
- the VPS72 gene encoding vacuolar protein sorting-associated protein 72 homolog has product MSLAEGRAPRRTAGNRLSGLLQAEEEDEFYQTTYGGFNEESGDDEYRGEHSDSDDEVDSDFDIDEGDEPGSEQDEAEPRRRRRVLTKAYREPLKSLRAKKAEGPRGGAQKGREVKSVPLELQEDVGDSRKHMRQSTTEHTRQTFLRLQERQVQSKRKKGGTSYERPLTQEELLEEAKITEEINLRSLENYERLEADKKKQVQKKRKIVGPVIRYWSLTMPLLPEPGRDDPVDVEGLDPDSHPTTAPPSPGKCSRTFISFSDDATFERCFPKSKPPRLPVRELCPVTHKPALYRDPITDIPYSNARAFRIIREAYRKYITAHGLPSAAAAAMAAPGDSPGARPGRQKIVIKQSVPSA; this is encoded by the exons ATGAGCCTGGCCGAGGGCCGCGCCCCGCGGAGAACGGCCGGGAATCGCCTCTCGGGGCTGCTCCAGGCCGAGGAGGAGGACGAGTTCTACCAGACCACCTACGGCGGCTTCAACGag gagTCCGGTGACGACGAGTACCGCGGGGAGCACTCGGACAGCGATGACGAGGTGGACTCGGACTTCGACATCGACGAGGGCGACGAGCCGGGCTCGGAGCAGGACGAGGCCGagccccggcgccgccgccgcgtcCTCACCAAGGCCTACCGG GAGCCGCTCAAGAGCCTGCGCGCCAAGAAGGCGGAGGGGCCGCGGGGAGGAGCGCAGAAAGGCCGGGAGGTGAAATCCgtgcccctggagctgcaggaggatgtggGAGACA gcaggaagCACATGCGCCAATCCACCACGGAGCACACCCGGCAGACGTTCCTGCGGCTCCAGGAGCGCCAGGTGCAAtccaagaggaaaaagggaggCACCAGCTACGAGCGGCCCCTGACccaagaggagctgctggaggaggccAAGATCACTGAGGAGATCAACCTGCGCTCCCTGG agAACTACGAGCGCCTGGAGGCCGACAAGAAGAAGCAGGtgcagaagaagaggaaaatcgTGGGCCCCGTGATCCGTTACTGGTCCCTGACCATGCCCCTGCTGCCCGAGCCCGGCCGCGACGACCCCGTGGACGTGGAGGG GCTGGACCCCGACTCCCACCCCACCACCGCCCCGCCGTCCCCGGGGAAATGCTCCCGCACCTTCATCTCCTTCAGCGACGACGCCACCTTCGAGCGCTGCTTCCCCAAATCCAAACCTCCGCGGCTGCCGGTGCGGGAGCTGTGCCCGGTCACCCACAAACCGGCTCTTTACCGGGACCCCATCACCGACATCCCCTACTCCAACGCCCGCGCCTTCCGCATCATCCGCGAGGCCTACAGGAAATACATCACGGCCCACGGGCTgcccagcgccgccgccgccgccatggccgcgCCCGGGGACAGCCCCGGGGCGCGCCCGGGGAGGCAGAAAATCGTCATCAAGCAGAGCGTTCCCAGCGCctga
- the TMOD4 gene encoding tropomodulin-4 isoform X2, which translates to MTPYRQELEKYRDIDEDKILQELSPEELAQLDAELAEMDPENVLLPAGLRQRDQTQKSPTGPLDRDALLQHLERQALEAEERQDLVPFTGEKKGKPFVPKRVAPELPREEQVTLEPELEEALANATEAEMCDIAAILGMYTLMSNKQYYDAICSGDISNTEGINSVVQPDRYRPVPDEPPNPTDVAETLQRLQNNDPELQDVNLNNIKAVAEMLEHNRSLQSLNLESNFITSAGMLRLLGAVGHSPSLSELRVDNQCQRLGDTVEMAMAATLEQCPSLLRLGYTFTLQGPRARAAAALTRNSELRRQQKKS; encoded by the exons ATGACCCCGTACcggcaggagctggagaaatATCGCGACATCGACGAGGACAaaatcctgcaggagctgtccccGGAGGAGCTGGCGCAGCTGGACGCCGAGCTGGCCGAGATGGACCCGGAG AACGTGCTGCTGCCAGCGGGGCTGCGACAGCGGGACCAGACCCAGAAGAGCCCCACGGGACCCCTGGACAGGGACgcgctgctgcagcacctggagagGCAGGCGCTGGAGGCCGAGGAGCGACAGGACCTCGTGCCCTTCACCGGGGAGAAAAAAG ggaagcCGTTTGTCCCCAAGCGCGTGGCGCCGGAGCTGCCGCGGGAGGAGCAGGTGACGCTGGAGCCGGAGCTGGAGGAGGCGCTGGCCAACGCCACCGAGGCCGAGATGTGCGACATCGCCG cCATCCTGGGCATGTACACGCTGATGAGTAACAAGCAGTACTACGACGCCATCTGCAGCGGGGACATCTCCAACACCGAGGGCATCAACA GCGTGGTGCAGCCGGACCGGTACCGCCCAGTCCCCGACGAGCCCCCGAACCCCACGGACGTGGCCGAGACGCTGCAGCGGCTGCAGAACAACGACCCCGAGCTGCAGGACGTCAACCTCAACAACATCAAG gCCGTGGCCGAGATGCTGGAGCACAACCGGAGCCTGCAGAGCCTCAACCTCGAGTCCAATTTCATCACCAGCGCGGGGATGCTGCGGCTG ctGGGGGCCGTGGGGCACAGCCCGAGCCTGAGCGAGCTGCGGGTGGACAACcag TGCCAGCGCCTCGGGGACACGGTGGAGATGGCCATGGCCGCCACGCTGGAGCAGTGCCCGTCCCTGCTGCGCCTCGGTTACACCTTCACCCTGCAGGGCCCGCGGgcgcgcgccgccgccgccctcaCCCGCAACAGCGAGCTCC GTCGCCAACAgaagaaatcctaa
- the TMOD4 gene encoding tropomodulin-4 isoform X1, with protein sequence MTPYRQELEKYRDIDEDKILQELSPEELAQLDAELAEMDPENVLLPAGLRQRDQTQKSPTGPLDRDALLQHLERQALEAEERQDLVPFTGEKKGKPFVPKRVAPELPREEQVTLEPELEEALANATEAEMCDIAAILGMYTLMSNKQYYDAICSGDISNTEGINSVVQPDRYRPVPDEPPNPTDVAETLQRLQNNDPELQDVNLNNIKDIPVPTLQAICQAIQTNSHVRSLSLVGTRSNDLVANAVAEMLEHNRSLQSLNLESNFITSAGMLRLLGAVGHSPSLSELRVDNQCQRLGDTVEMAMAATLEQCPSLLRLGYTFTLQGPRARAAAALTRNSELRRQQKKS encoded by the exons ATGACCCCGTACcggcaggagctggagaaatATCGCGACATCGACGAGGACAaaatcctgcaggagctgtccccGGAGGAGCTGGCGCAGCTGGACGCCGAGCTGGCCGAGATGGACCCGGAG AACGTGCTGCTGCCAGCGGGGCTGCGACAGCGGGACCAGACCCAGAAGAGCCCCACGGGACCCCTGGACAGGGACgcgctgctgcagcacctggagagGCAGGCGCTGGAGGCCGAGGAGCGACAGGACCTCGTGCCCTTCACCGGGGAGAAAAAAG ggaagcCGTTTGTCCCCAAGCGCGTGGCGCCGGAGCTGCCGCGGGAGGAGCAGGTGACGCTGGAGCCGGAGCTGGAGGAGGCGCTGGCCAACGCCACCGAGGCCGAGATGTGCGACATCGCCG cCATCCTGGGCATGTACACGCTGATGAGTAACAAGCAGTACTACGACGCCATCTGCAGCGGGGACATCTCCAACACCGAGGGCATCAACA GCGTGGTGCAGCCGGACCGGTACCGCCCAGTCCCCGACGAGCCCCCGAACCCCACGGACGTGGCCGAGACGCTGCAGCGGCTGCAGAACAACGACCCCGAGCTGCAGGACGTCAACCTCAACAACATCAAG gacatccctgtccccacgctCCAGGCCATCTGCCAGGCCATCCAGACCAACAGCCACGTGCGCAGCCTCAGCCTGGTGGGGACGCGCAGCAACGACCTGGTGGCCAAC gCCGTGGCCGAGATGCTGGAGCACAACCGGAGCCTGCAGAGCCTCAACCTCGAGTCCAATTTCATCACCAGCGCGGGGATGCTGCGGCTG ctGGGGGCCGTGGGGCACAGCCCGAGCCTGAGCGAGCTGCGGGTGGACAACcag TGCCAGCGCCTCGGGGACACGGTGGAGATGGCCATGGCCGCCACGCTGGAGCAGTGCCCGTCCCTGCTGCGCCTCGGTTACACCTTCACCCTGCAGGGCCCGCGGgcgcgcgccgccgccgccctcaCCCGCAACAGCGAGCTCC GTCGCCAACAgaagaaatcctaa